One Xenopus tropicalis strain Nigerian chromosome 8, UCB_Xtro_10.0, whole genome shotgun sequence genomic window carries:
- the invs gene encoding inversin, with the protein MSNPPQGSSLASPVQAAAVTGDKATLLKLIGSSPELIDQEDQLGRTPLMYSVLGDRRNCAEALLKHGAQVNRSDRSGRTALHLAAQTGNHRLLKLLLSRKADCTHRDLRDITAVHLSTRHQDTRCLALLLKYTPPGQVDAQDQRKQTALHWSAYYNRPRHVRLLVRHGSNIGIPDTEGKIPLHWAAGHKDPEAALTVRCLLEAAPTESLLNWQDYEGRTPLHLAVGDGNQEVVRLLTSYRGCNVAPYDNLFRTPLHWAALLGHTPIAHLLLERNNSPNIPSDSQGATPLHYAAQGNCPDTVRVLLSHPSVRDEADLEGRTAFMWAAGKGSDEVVRTMLELDHELEVNRTDKYGGTALHAASLSGQITTVRILLENGAQVDAVDVMKHTPLFRACEMGHREVIATLVKGGAKVHLVDKDGRSPLHWAALGGNANVCQILIENNINPDAQDYEGRTPLQCAAYGGYIGCMEVLMENKADPNIQDKNGRTALHWSCNNGYLDAVKLLLGYSAFPNQMENTEERYTPLDYALLGGHQEVIQFMLEHGALSIAAIQDIAASKIQAVYKGHKVRRAFQERKNLLMKHEQLRKGAAAKKREGDNRHKVRVGQTECKQRDENLMERQNKSNQQITNEIVHEWHGEAVGNSEDRECDHQVDNKNIEPKHLKHLEQNSKPTGKNQRRTACVQSSPPENENINSVQTRISPSGTSNAQSSSLGNETPIEMNWDDNPSHKHTQNRRISRHRMESPDVVVHRIEDLIQKESRKKSHREERKGSHRQRESSDNRLCVSERETSNSVIQTEEERKKKGTKKGRRIATGTSKTGACSEGVRLSQSEKESRVVIQGRADCITSPEPCETPSRVCREKKSSSAKKEQRPLTETHKPPGMAYQSSSALKSSMSRHTRQTTSDSKYLDSMASYVGFGESIKPLSPMVILREGNLTSNWQNVDIELIPLEARLQLVEREKARKQLFQRKNHAATVIQKAWRTYWISKSYRTTRHGHAQSNPSAMV; encoded by the coding sequence ATGAGTAACCCACCCCAGGGTTCCTCCCTGGCCTCCCCTGTGCAAGCAGCTGCTGTGACAGGGGACAAGGCGACATTGTTGAAACTTATTGGTTCTAGTCCAGAACTTATTGACCAAGAGGACCAGTTGGGAAGAACACCTTTGATGTACAGTGTCCTGGGCGACAGGAGGAACTGCGCGGAAGCCCTGCTCAAACATGGCGCGCAAGTAAACCGCTCTGATAGGAGTGGAAGGACGGCGCTACATCTAGCTGCCCAGACTGGCAACCATCGCTTGCTAAAGCTCCTTCTGTCCCGAAAGGCTGACTGCACCCATCGTGATTTGCGTGATATTACAGCGGTGCATCTTTCTACCCGCCACCAAGATACAAGATGTCTGGCTCTGCTGCTAAAATACACGCCACCTGGTCAGGTTGATGCTCAGGATCAGCGGAAACAGACAGCCCTTCACTGGAGTGCCTATTACAACAGGCCACGACATGTCCGCCTGTTAGTGCGCCACGGGTCCAATATTGGCATTCCTGACACAGAAGGAAAGATTCCTCTTCATTGGGCAGCAGGTCACAAAGATCCAGAAGCAGCTTTAACTGTGCGTTGTTTGCTTGAAGCAGCCCCTACGGAATCCCTCCTCAACTGGCAGGACTATGAAGGCCGCACACCTCTTCATCTTGCTGTGGGAGATGGTAACCAAGAAGTAGTACGTCTTCTGACTTCCTATAGGGGTTGCAATGTAGCGCCATATGATAACCTCTTTCGTACTCCCTTACACTGGGCAGCACTGCTAGGCCACACTCCCATCGCCCACCTACTTCTTGAAAGAAATAACTCCCCTAATATTCCTTCTGACAGCCAGGGCGCAACTCCTCTGCATTATGCTGCTCAGGGAAATTGCCCAGACACAGTACGAGTGCTGTTATCTCACCCTTCCGTGAGGGATGAGGCGGATTTGGAAGGTAGAACTGCATTTATGTGGGCTGCTGGCAAAGGCAGTGATGAAGTAGTGAGAACTATGTTAGAGCTAGACCATGAATTAGAGGTCAACAGAACAGATAAATATGGAGGAACTGCCCTGCATGCAGCCTCATTATCTGGGCAGATAACCACTGTTCGCATTCTGCTAGAAAATGGAGCTCAAGTTGATGCTGTGGATGTCATGAAACATACACCACTGTTTAGAGCTTGTGAAATGGGCCACAGAGAGGTGATCGCTACCCTTGTTAAAGGCGGTGCAAAAGTGCACCTTGTAGACAAAGATGGGCGCTCTCCTCTCCATTGGGCAGCATTAGGAGGAAATGCTAATGTCTGCCAAAttttaatagaaaacaatataaaCCCAGATGCTCAAGACTATGAAGGCAGGACACCCTTGCAGTGTGCAGCTTATGGTGGCTATATAGGCTGTATGGAGGTCCTAATGGAAAACAAGGCGGATCCCAACATCCAAGACAAAAATGGCCGCACAGCTTTGCACTGGTCATGTAATAATGGCTATTTGGATGCTGTAAAGCTTCTTCTAGGCTACAGTGCTTTTCCTAATCAAATGGAAAACACAGAAGAAAGATATACACCCCTAGACTATGCTTTACTTGGTGGACACCAAGAAGTGATACAGTTCATGTTAGAACACGGTGCCCTTTCTATCGCTGCCATTCAGGACATTGCAGCGTCCAAAATTCAGGCAGTATACAAAGGCCATAAAGTACGGAGGGCCTTTCAGGAAAGGAAGAACCTGTTAATGAAGCATGAGCAATTAAGGAAGGgtgcagcagccaaaaaaagggAGGGTGATAACAGGCATAAAGTGCGAGTGGGACAAACTGAGTGCAAGCAAAGAGATGAAAATCTTATGGAGAGGCAAAATAAATCAAATCAACAAATTACAAATGAGATTGTGCATGAATGGCATGGTGAAGCAGTTGGAAACTCAGAGGATAGAGAATGTGATCACCAAGTGgacaataaaaatatagaacCTAAGCATTTAAAACACTTAGAACAGAACAGTAAACCCACTGGAAAGAACCAAAGAAGAACAGCTTGTGTACAAAGCTCTCCcccagaaaatgaaaatataaatagcGTACAAACAAGAATAAGTCCCAGTGGAACATCTAATGCACAGTCATCATCACTGGGAAATGAAACACCTATAGAGATGAATTGGGATGATAACCCCAGCCATAAACATACGCAAAATAGGAGAATCTCCAGACATCGTATGGAATCTCCAGATGTTGTTGTCCACAGAATTGAGGACCTCATCCAAAAGGAGAGCAGAAAAAAATCACACAGAGAAGAAAGAAAGGGAAGTCACAGACAGAGAGAGTCTAGTGATAATAGGCTGTGTGTCAGTGAAAGAGAAACTTCAAACTCCGTGATCCAAACAGAGGAGGAACGGAAGAAAAAAGGAACAAAGAAAGGCAGAAGAATAGCCACAGGTACCTCTAAAACTGGAGCTTGTAGCGAAGGTGTAAGATTGTCACAGAGTGAAAAAGAATCAAGGGTTGTTATCCAAGGAAGGGCGGACTGCATTACTTCACCCGAACCCTGTGAAACCCCAAGCAGAGTATGTCGAGAAAAAAAAAGTAGCTCTGCCAAAAAAGAACAGAGACCTTTAACAGAAACACATAAGCCTCCAGGAATGGCATATCAGAGTTCATCTGCCTTAAAATCCTCCATGTCTAGGCACACCAGGCAAACAACCAGTGACAGTAAATATTTAGACTCTATGGCTAGTTATGTTGGATTTGGGGAATCCATAAAACCCTTATCGCCTATGGTCATTTTAAGGGAAGGGAATTTGACTTCTAACTGGCAAAATGTAGATATTGAGCTCATCCCCTTAGAGGCAAGACTACAACTGGTGGAGAGGGAAAAAGCTAGGAAGCAGCTCTTTCAGCGCAAAAACCATGCAGCCACTGTCATTCAGAAGGCATGGAGAACTTACTGGATTAGTAAAAGCTATCGGACAACAAGACATGGCCATGCACAGAGCAATCCTTCAGCCATGGTTTAA